The Primulina huaijiensis isolate GDHJ02 chromosome 12, ASM1229523v2, whole genome shotgun sequence genome has a window encoding:
- the LOC140989874 gene encoding uncharacterized protein — protein MDLYTCSVQSAVDDSLPGCHIYLLLDQNLLVQRVCFDSPVYEPDDVIWHVWSCNGLTCVTTKFQKLPNSGTVLDLECYSITFGFGYDDLHDDYKVVEVFSFEHVPSAGLVETQLKVYSLRANSWKSLSNWPGGYTFGGSGKFLNGAIYWSVHHFDGLVEWEIVSQDLATDTFAVLPLPAFDDDDVKVEVKVLRGSLAVCCERNTHVDIWLMDCCVKKLWTKVARIPFFLHIREYEFTRPCPLFLPVDGRMLVKYGTNLSLYDPRDPNIHHFGNKFEVEAITCTERLVSPNLEDEVILGRTLPPEIFTEILLRLPAKSLKRFSTVSKGWLSLISSSQLAKDHLKYAIKNNVYTLDRLIFGSRTYPIDLSTCSLHSAVADSVLSGYIYPEMDEHLQVQAVCWDYPILEPDDIIWLLGSCHGLVCVSLLPNTVMLWNPTIQQSKVLPNCGTDMDFDCCGLTYGFGYDELHVDYKVVQFFSFERVTGSHVLEIQIKVYSLRANSWTILSNWPGGETFGGSGMYLNGAIHWSVTHYDGPVEWEIVSHHLAMDTSTVIPLPNLENDDVTIEVKVLNGFLAVRCGRNTHMDIWLMKEYGVRESWTKVACTPFFLDLMDNEYIRPCPMFLSTDNRILINYGPNLSVYNRINPHIHHFSDNSEVEGITHCESLISPNLEDDTRTGRTLPLDIIMEVLVRLPVKSLVRFSSVSKGWFSLISSPQFVKAHLKIQTKNDMLIFGSKTFPMDLYSCSLDIAVKDRVSGGIIYPIADETLLVHPVWLDFPYFRADDEIWLLGSCNGLVCVLLTPNTMVLWNPTTRRSKVLPYSGTNVLDPYSMTYGLAYDELHDDYKVVVIFNVMLNMDTYQTQLKVYSLRSNSWKTLSNWPDVGDIFDGSGKFFNGAIHWSVQDLNRPTKWAIVSLDLSSDTFVKLAAPNFEDDDVRNKVNILQGCLAVSCERDTYMDIWLMHEYGVQASWTKVVRVLFSVNLREHQLLGPTPLFFKEDGKIVFDYGTSLAVYDPRNTEVHHFGCRLEVEATTFMESLVAPDLDGDHIGRALW, from the coding sequence ATGGATCTTTACACTTGTTCTGTTCAATCTGCAGTTGATGACTCTCTTCCTGGTTGCCACATTTACCTTCTGCTTGATCAAAATTTACTCGTTCAACGTGTTTGCTTTGATAGTCCCGTGTACGAGCCTGATGATGTGATATGGCATGTGTGGTCTTGTAATGGATTGACATGTGTCACAACGAAATTCCAAAAACTGCCAAATTCTGGTACAGTTCTGGATTTGGAATGTTACAGCATAACATTTGGTTTCGGTTATGATGATTTGCACGATGATTATAAAGTGGTGGAAGTTTTTAGTTTTGAGCATGTTCCAAGCGCAGGCCTAGTGGAGACTCAGCTAAAGGTTTATAGTTTGAGGGCTAACTCTTGGAAGAGTTTGTCGAATTGGCCCGGTGGATACACATTTGGTGGGTCTGGAAAGTTTTTGAACGGAGCCATATATTGGTCAGTCCACCACTTCGATGGACTGGTTGAGTGGGAGATTGTTTCTCAAGATCTTGCAACAGACACTTTTGCGGTGTTACCTTTGCCTGcttttgatgatgatgatgtcaAAGTCGAGGTGAAGGTTTTAAGGGGCTCTCTTGCTGTATGTTGTGAAAGAAACACTCACGTGGATATATGGTTGATGGACTGTTGTGTGAAAAAACTGTGGACTAAAGTGGCTAGAATCCCATTCTTTCTGCATATTAGGGAGTATGAGTTTACAAGACCATGTCCATTGTTTCTGCCGGTGGATGGAAGGATGCTAGTTAAATATGGAACAAATTTAAGCTTGTACGATCCAAGGGATCCAAATATTCATCATTTTGGTAATAAATTTGAAGTGGAAGCTATTACCTGCACTGAGAGACTTGTTTCTCCAAATTTGGAGGATGAAGTTATCCTTGGAAGGACTTTGCCACCGGAAATATTTACAGAGATACTCTTGAGATTACCTGCAAAGTCTCTTAAGCGTTTTAGTACGGTTTCAAAGGGATGGCTTTCTTTAATTTCAAGTTCCCAATTGGCCAAGGACCACCTCAAGTATGCAATCAAAAACAATGTGTACACTCTTGATAGACTCATCTTCGGTTCCAGAACGTATCCAATAGACTTATCCACTTGTTCTCTTCATAGCGCAGTGGCAGATTCTGTTTTAAGTGGTTACATTTACCCAGAAATGGATGAACATTTGCAGGTTCAGGCTGTGTGTTGGGACTATCCTATTCTCGAGCCTGATGATATAATATGGCTTTTGGGTTCTTGTCATGGGTTGGTTTGCGTGTCACTGCTTCCTAACACTGTGATGTTGTGGAATCCAACGATACAACAATCTAAGGTTTTACCAAATTGTGGTACAGATATGGATTTTGACTGTTGCGGCCTGACATATGGTTTTGGTTATGATGAGTTGCATGTTGATTACAAGGTAGTGCAGTTTTTCAGTTTTGAGCGTGTTACAGGGTCACACGTGCTTGAGATTCAGATCAAGGTTTATAGTTTGAGGGCCAATTCTTGGACGATTTTGTCAAATTGGCCAGGTGGTGAAACATTTGGTGGGTCTGGTATGTATTTGAATGGAGCCATACATTGGTCGGTCACACACTATGACGGACCGGTTGAGTGGGAGATTGTTTCTCATCATCTTGCAATGGACACTTCTACGGTGATACCTTTACCCAATCTTGAGAATGATGATGTTACAATCGAGGTAAAGGTTTTAAATGGTTTTCTAGCTGTACGTTGTGGACGAAATACTCACATGGATATATGGTTGATGAAGGAATACGGTGTGAGAGAATCTTGGACTAAAGTGGCTTGCACACCCTTCTTTCTTGACTTGATGGATAATGAGTACATTAGACCATGTCCAATGTTTTTGTCGACAGACAACAGGATACTGATTAATTATGGGCCAAATTTAAGTGTGTATAATCGTATAAATCCGCATATTCACCATTTTAGTGACAATTCTGAAGTTGAAGGTATTACCCACTGTGAAAGCCTAATTTCACCAAATTTGGAAGATGATACAAGAACTGGAAGGACATTGCCCCTAGATATTATCATGGAGGTACTCGTGAGATTACCTGTGAAGTCTCTTGTACGCTTTAGCTCCGTGTCAAAAGGATGGTTTTCTTTGATTTCAAGTCCTCAATTTGTGAAGGCCCATCTCAAGATTCAAACCAAAAATGATATGCTCATCTTCGGTTCCAAAACATTTCCAATGGATTTGTACAGTTGTTCTCTTGATATTGCTGTCAAGGATCGTGTTTCTGGTGGCATCATTTACCCTATAGCCGATGAAACTTTATTGGTTCACCCTGTGTGGTTGGATTTTCCTTATTTCAGGGCAGATGATGAGATATGGCTTTTGGGTTCTTGCAATGGTCTGGTCTGTGTTCTTTTAACTCCTAACACCATGGTTTTATGGAATCCAACGACGAGAAGATCCAAAGTTTTACCATATTCTGGTACAAATGTGCTCGACCCCTATAGCATGACATATGGTCTTGCTTATGATGAGTTGCATGATGATTATAAAGTGGTGGTGATTTTCAACGTCATGCTCAATATGGACACATACCAGACTCAACTCAAGGTTTATAGTTTGAGGTCCAACTCTTGGAAGACACTGTCAAATTGGCCTGATGTTGGTGACATATTTGATGGGTCGGGTAAGTTTTTTAATGGAGCCATTCACTGGTCAGTACAAGATCTGAATAGACCGACCAAATGGGCTATCGTTTCCCTTGATCTTTCATCGGACACCTTTGTGAAGCTTGCTGCACCTAATTTTGAGGATGATGATGTGAGAAATAAGGTAAACATTTTACAGGGTTGCCTTGCTGTATCTTGTGAACGTGATACCTATATGGATATATGGCTGATGCACGAATACGGTGTCCAGGCATCGTGGACTAAAGTGGTTCGCGTCCTCTTTTCTGTGAATCTGAGGGAACATCAGCTCCTTGGCCCGACgccattattttttaaagaagatgGGAAGATAGTATTCGACTATGGAACTTCATTGGCAGTATACGACCCGAGAAACACTGAGGTTCATCATTTCGGATGCAGGCTTGAAGTTGAAGCAACGACCTTTATGGAAAGCCTGGTAGCACCTGATTTGGATGGTGATCACATCGGAAGGGCATTGTGGTAG